Sequence from the Salvelinus namaycush isolate Seneca chromosome 24, SaNama_1.0, whole genome shotgun sequence genome:
acgggagtgtgaccaggtagacactggggacgggagtgtgagcatgtagacactggggacgggagtgtgagcaggtagacactggggacgggagtgtgagcatgtagacactggggacgggagtgtgaccaggtagacactggggacgggagtgtgagcaggtagacactggggacgggagtgtgagcatgtagacactggggacgggagtgtgaccaggtagacactggggacgggagtgtgaccaggtagacactggggacgggagtgtgaccaggtagacactggggacgggagtgtgaccaggtagacactggggacgggagtgtgaccaggtagacactggggacgggagtgtgaccaggtagacactggggacgggagtgtgaccaggtagacactggggacgggagtgtgaatatgcgggtctgggcagatgagatgtagcCATAGTGTGCGTCTGTAAGTTGTTTGTATGTGGAGTGGAAAggaatgaaaaataaaatatatatatttttaagtttCTTTGATACCATGTCCTGCCGTTGTGCACTTGAGATAAGACAATACAATATGTCTTGTCTTATCTCATCTTACAGAACCCGCAGGAGGACACCAGCCAGGAGTTTGACAATCGCTATGACTACGTGGTCTGTGAGGAGGGCGAGGAGGTGACCTGCGCCCCTGCACCCGACGAGTTCAACCCGTGCGAGGACATCATGGGCTTCAGCTtcctgcgtgtgtctgtgtggtttgtGTCTCTGCTGGCTGTAGTAGGTAACATGGTGGTGCTACTGGTCCTCCTCACCTCCCACTACAAGCTCTCCGTCTCACGCTTCCTCATGTGTCACCTGGCCTTCGCTGACCTCTGCATGGGGATATATCTCCTCCTCATCGCCTCAGTGGACCTTCACACCCAGGCGGAGTACTACAACCACGCCATCGACTGGCAGATGGGGCCGGGCTGTGGGTTGGCGGGGTTCTTCACGGTGTTTGCCAGCGAGCTGTCGGTGTATACGCTGACGGTGATTACGCTAGAGAGGTGGTACGCAATAACGTTCGCCATGAGGCTGGACAGGAAGTTGCGTCTGCCCCACGCCACTGCTGTGATGCTGGCTGGATGGTTGTTCTGCCTCCTCCTAGCGATGCTCCCCCTAGTGGGGGTTAGCAGCTACCAGAAGGTCAGTATTGATTCATTGTTTGGTTGATTCAAGGATCCATCCCCCCAAaatctttcttttctttctttatgTATTTATTGATTGATTTGGTGATTTATTTGATCTTTATCTATCAGGTCAGTATCTGCCTGCCCATGGATACCCAGTCCACCATGGCCCAGGTCTACATTGTCTCAGTCTTGATCCTAAACATCCTGGCATTCCTGGTGATCTGTACCTGTTACATGAAGATCTACTGCGCCGTGCACAACCCTTACTACTGCTCAGGGTCTAAAGACACCAACATTGCTAAACGCATGGCCATCCTCATCTTCACTGACTTCATGTGTATGGCGCCCATATCGTTTTACGCCATGTCGGCCGTTGTGGACCGGCCGCTTATCACCGTGTCCAACTCTAAGATCCTCCTGGTGCTCTTCTACCCTCTCAACTCCTGTGCCAACCCCTTCCTGTACGCCATCTTCACCAAGGCTTTCAGGGGGGATGTCTTTATCCTGCTCAGTAAGGTGGGGCTGTGCCAGCATCGGGCGCAGCTCTTCAGAGGGCAAGCAGTCAGTTCGAAAGGTAGCAGTAGGGTGTGCCACCAGGTCCAGGGGGGTAAAAAGAGAGACActga
This genomic interval carries:
- the LOC120019393 gene encoding thyrotropin receptor-like; its protein translation is MHWGRECEQVDTGDGSTIQYVLSYLILQNPQEDTSQEFDNRYDYVVCEEGEEVTCAPAPDEFNPCEDIMGFSFLRVSVWFVSLLAVVGNMVVLLVLLTSHYKLSVSRFLMCHLAFADLCMGIYLLLIASVDLHTQAEYYNHAIDWQMGPGCGLAGFFTVFASELSVYTLTVITLERWYAITFAMRLDRKLRLPHATAVMLAGWLFCLLLAMLPLVGVSSYQKVSICLPMDTQSTMAQVYIVSVLILNILAFLVICTCYMKIYCAVHNPYYCSGSKDTNIAKRMAILIFTDFMCMAPISFYAMSAVVDRPLITVSNSKILLVLFYPLNSCANPFLYAIFTKAFRGDVFILLSKVGLCQHRAQLFRGQAVSSKGSSRVCHQVQGGKKRDTDRKRTGGPEEVPIHLQEYSGSGHTYIQPASQQPSPEESHSLVT